In Leptolyngbya sp. CCY15150, a single window of DNA contains:
- a CDS encoding TIGR02450 family Trp-rich protein, translating into MAKKQRFPHLLGSKWTSLQTTWGWRHFQVVNRKNEQGWVFAELVASCDPTVRFWLNANALKDRHLWQAGWKTREAMRSLQPPSDVLMDELDEPSQEVG; encoded by the coding sequence ATGGCGAAGAAGCAACGATTTCCCCACCTACTCGGTTCAAAATGGACGTCGCTGCAAACCACTTGGGGATGGCGACATTTCCAGGTGGTGAATCGCAAAAATGAGCAAGGTTGGGTGTTTGCAGAACTGGTGGCGTCTTGTGACCCAACGGTGCGATTTTGGCTGAATGCCAATGCCCTCAAGGATCGACATCTATGGCAGGCGGGCTGGAAGACGCGGGAGGCGATGCGATCGCTTCAGCCACCGTCCGATGTGTTGATGGATGAGCTAGATGAGCCTAGTCAAGAGGTAGGTTAG
- a CDS encoding response regulator transcription factor, whose amino-acid sequence MSKIRVVLVEDHDLTRVGLKTALQQYSQLEIVGDAADGQRGLALLQHLNPDVAIVDIGLPDMDGIEVTRRFKAQQTAGDESLHDGQGGTKVLILTMHDSEDSVLAAFAAGADSYSVKDVKLDKLVEAIEATHQGNAWIDPAIARIVLQETQKPRPDLESDRQTTIDAVSPQYEELIDADPLTNRELEVLELIVAGHNNAAIADALQISIGTVKTHVRNILSKLCASDRTQAAVRALRSGLVS is encoded by the coding sequence ATGAGTAAGATTCGAGTTGTGTTGGTTGAAGATCATGATTTGACCCGGGTGGGGCTGAAAACTGCACTGCAGCAATACAGCCAGCTTGAGATCGTGGGGGATGCAGCGGATGGACAGCGCGGGTTAGCGCTACTCCAGCATTTGAATCCGGATGTGGCGATCGTGGATATTGGTTTGCCGGACATGGACGGCATTGAGGTGACGCGCCGCTTTAAGGCCCAGCAAACGGCTGGGGATGAATCATTGCATGACGGGCAGGGGGGAACGAAGGTTCTCATTCTGACGATGCATGACAGTGAGGATTCGGTGCTGGCGGCGTTTGCGGCGGGAGCCGATTCCTACAGCGTGAAGGATGTGAAGCTGGATAAGCTGGTGGAGGCCATTGAGGCGACCCACCAAGGCAATGCTTGGATTGATCCAGCAATCGCTCGGATTGTGCTACAGGAAACCCAAAAGCCGCGACCGGATTTGGAGAGCGATCGCCAAACGACGATTGATGCTGTCAGCCCTCAGTATGAGGAGCTGATTGATGCGGATCCGTTGACAAATCGGGAGCTGGAGGTGCTAGAGCTGATCGTGGCGGGGCACAACAACGCAGCGATCGCGGACGCACTCCAAATTTCGATTGGCACGGTGAAGACCCATGTGCGCAATATTTTGAGCAAGCTCTGTGCTAGCGATCGCACCCAGGCGGCAGTGCGGGCGTTGCGATCGGGTTTGGTGAGTTAG
- a CDS encoding phasin family protein, producing the protein MPGFGDLVQKAFYLGVGIASYAGEKAGTTFTELRSQAQKLADEMVARGEMNTEEAKRMVDEMVSKAQQAPKPPTAERPSEPRRIEILSDDDEPSPEAVDSLRDQVTQLRDELNRLKKDS; encoded by the coding sequence ATGCCTGGTTTTGGCGATTTGGTGCAAAAAGCATTCTATTTAGGCGTTGGCATCGCATCCTATGCCGGTGAAAAAGCAGGAACGACCTTTACGGAACTGCGATCGCAGGCCCAAAAGCTCGCCGATGAAATGGTGGCTCGGGGTGAAATGAACACGGAAGAAGCGAAGCGGATGGTAGACGAAATGGTGAGCAAGGCTCAGCAAGCTCCCAAACCACCCACAGCCGAGCGTCCTAGCGAACCCCGTCGCATCGAAATCCTTTCCGATGACGATGAACCTAGCCCCGAAGCCGTTGACTCTCTACGCGATCAAGTCACCCAACTGCGTGATGAACTCAACCGCCTCAAGAAAGATTCCTAG